A genome region from Pseudomonas sp. S06B 330 includes the following:
- a CDS encoding HOASN domain-containing protein — MSTRNFSLQQLQHLHSREARIVADALAANATYSQIEIAAKVLGDLTETAHQGNATAYAEYQQLLYILSLSDDVDTALTRRWLANAIYRVEERFMPSADLSSPLSEADFQKRLEQEIASQSREKHPMSQYVFAGSASPAQLQVFLRHQWFRTFRLYRDAADLLVNLADVDEAAALSRYLYGELGEEDEQRSHPRLLAKLLSAVDLEADFAAVSTMPEEIAYLNNRARSFRNPDAGWGLAVFYITELVVPGNHEKLYHALLQAGISEEAAEYYKIHISLVPPRAKREWQLISRRIPDLTFQNSFLTSLAQHFRLERAYYDAVWEELQSVK; from the coding sequence ATGAGTACTCGCAATTTTTCTCTGCAGCAACTGCAACACCTTCACAGCCGTGAGGCACGTATCGTCGCTGATGCGCTGGCAGCCAATGCCACCTACAGCCAAATCGAAATCGCCGCCAAGGTGCTTGGCGATCTGACCGAGACGGCCCACCAGGGTAACGCCACGGCCTACGCTGAGTATCAGCAGCTGCTCTATATCCTTTCGCTGAGCGATGACGTTGACACAGCGCTCACCCGACGCTGGCTGGCCAATGCCATCTATCGCGTGGAAGAGCGCTTCATGCCATCTGCCGATCTGTCCTCGCCACTGTCCGAGGCGGATTTCCAGAAACGGCTCGAACAAGAGATTGCTTCGCAATCTCGCGAAAAGCACCCGATGTCGCAGTATGTATTCGCAGGTTCAGCGTCCCCTGCGCAACTGCAGGTCTTTCTGCGCCACCAATGGTTCCGGACCTTTCGCCTGTATCGGGATGCGGCGGACCTTTTGGTCAACCTGGCGGATGTCGACGAAGCTGCCGCGCTCAGCCGCTACCTCTATGGCGAATTGGGCGAAGAGGACGAGCAGCGTTCGCATCCACGGTTGCTGGCCAAGCTGCTAAGCGCCGTTGATCTGGAAGCGGACTTTGCGGCCGTCTCGACGATGCCTGAAGAAATCGCCTACCTGAACAACCGCGCACGCAGCTTCCGCAACCCGGATGCCGGCTGGGGCCTGGCGGTTTTCTACATTACCGAACTGGTGGTGCCGGGCAACCACGAAAAGCTCTATCACGCGCTGCTCCAGGCTGGTATCAGCGAAGAGGCGGCCGAGTACTACAAGATTCACATCAGCCTCGTGCCGCCTCGGGCCAAGCGTGAGTGGCAGCTTATCTCGCGGCGCATTCCAGACCTGACGTTCCAGAATTCGTTCCTGACCTCGTTGGCGCAACACTTCCGTTTGGAAAGGGCTTACTACGACGCGGTCTGGGAAGAATTGCAGAGCGTGAAGTAA
- the purB gene encoding adenylosuccinate lyase: MPSHITESRIHGGAYSSPEFAAIFSDSNQVQKWLDVELALALTQAEMGVIPQQAAQEIARVAEVGRFDLEALGRESMETGHILVPTIRALARACSGGWGEYVHYGVTTQDILDTGLILQIKQAWSRALSRLHAIRKQLLALALRYQHTPMVARTHGQQALPTTFGYKVAVWVDEIDRHLARFDEARERVLVGNLTGAVGTMASFGAQGFEIQRRTLARLGLGAPLTSWHSARDRVLEAAWLLVQASLTLGRVANEIYHLQRSEIDEVREASRPGQVGSSTMPHKQNPSTVDLISALSRLVRGQMVALTDAAFQLHERDGTTWRIEWAALPELFIYAGALLTRMEDLLAAGLEVREERMRANLDLLGGQILSERVMLALGAQVGKQTAHELVHEVSLASRQIGVSFRAALLNHQRLQGCFTAQALEDLLDPTTYTGLAAAMVDRVAGNPQLDSLRDEREGAQSTQGQPNQSQHVMEGM, translated from the coding sequence ATGCCGAGTCATATAACAGAATCCCGTATCCACGGGGGGGCCTACTCGTCCCCGGAATTTGCCGCGATCTTCTCTGATAGCAATCAGGTGCAGAAGTGGCTTGATGTCGAGTTGGCGCTGGCGCTAACCCAGGCAGAGATGGGTGTTATTCCTCAGCAGGCGGCGCAGGAGATTGCCCGTGTGGCTGAGGTGGGGCGATTCGACCTCGAAGCACTGGGCAGGGAAAGCATGGAGACAGGGCACATCCTGGTGCCCACCATCCGCGCCTTGGCCAGGGCCTGTTCAGGCGGGTGGGGTGAGTACGTGCATTACGGCGTGACCACTCAGGACATCCTCGATACCGGGTTGATTCTGCAGATCAAGCAAGCTTGGAGTCGGGCCCTGAGTCGCCTGCATGCGATCCGCAAGCAGCTGCTCGCGCTGGCCCTGCGCTACCAGCACACGCCGATGGTTGCCCGCACCCATGGTCAACAGGCACTGCCGACCACGTTTGGCTACAAAGTCGCGGTCTGGGTCGATGAAATTGACCGGCACCTGGCACGTTTTGATGAGGCGCGTGAACGGGTGTTGGTCGGCAATCTGACGGGCGCGGTGGGGACCATGGCGTCGTTTGGTGCGCAGGGTTTCGAGATCCAGCGGCGCACGCTGGCCAGGCTCGGGCTCGGCGCGCCACTGACCAGTTGGCACAGTGCACGGGACCGGGTGTTGGAGGCCGCCTGGCTGCTGGTCCAGGCCTCCCTGACGCTGGGCCGGGTCGCTAACGAAATCTATCACCTGCAGCGCAGCGAAATAGACGAAGTGCGCGAAGCTTCGCGGCCAGGGCAGGTCGGCAGCAGCACCATGCCGCACAAGCAAAATCCGTCGACGGTCGATCTGATCAGCGCGTTGTCGCGCCTGGTTCGGGGCCAGATGGTGGCGCTCACGGACGCGGCTTTTCAGTTGCATGAGCGCGACGGGACCACCTGGCGTATCGAGTGGGCGGCTTTACCGGAACTGTTCATCTACGCCGGTGCACTGCTCACGCGCATGGAGGACTTGCTGGCGGCCGGGCTTGAGGTTCGCGAGGAGCGCATGCGCGCCAACCTCGACCTGCTCGGCGGCCAGATTTTGTCGGAGCGGGTGATGCTCGCGCTGGGGGCGCAGGTAGGCAAGCAGACGGCCCATGAGCTGGTCCATGAGGTCTCCCTGGCGTCGCGGCAAATCGGTGTGTCGTTCCGCGCCGCCTTGCTCAATCATCAGCGCCTGCAGGGGTGTTTCACCGCGCAGGCACTGGAAGACCTGCTCGACCCTACGACCTACACAGGGTTGGCGGCGGCCATGGTCGACCGGGTCGCTGGCAATCCGCAACTTGATTCTTTACGCGATGAGCGTGAAGGCGCGCAGTCAACGCAAGGACAACCCAATCAGTCTCAGCACGTGATGGAGGGTATGTGA
- a CDS encoding class-II fumarase/aspartase family protein: MDQQTLERVARAACTVPSQHIGAEHAEEGCRHEHSHILDSKTHGGGYAGPVSRRIFCSHCRLQRWLDVEAALAMAQADVGIIPREAALDIEKAAQLSAVDLHQIAEGVASTGHSLMPLLGALQKNCSPSAREYVHFGATTQDIQDTAQSLEMRDVLDAMEHALDALLAKLAVLADGQRNSLMVARTHSIPALPTTFALKVAGWIDELLRHRDRLGEARKRILVVQLFGGVGTMAAFGSEAMAMLEKFAQRLSLEVPLAGWHVSRDRVTEFVSTLAMVTASLARVADEIRTLNRWEIGEVEVGWTQQQIGSSTMPHKRNPEGCEQVVVLARLAKAQVMLALDAMILEHERDYRGTRLEWCAVADVSHYALMAFSLLTDTISGLTVNDKTMARTADAFSDAICTEAFVFEMAKKLGKSSAYAIIFEITQTCQRNRVSMREAIESDPRVNTVMPAQTLARLFEPRSHLGMAQEIVDNVLGKVASHH; encoded by the coding sequence ATGGATCAGCAAACATTGGAACGGGTAGCCCGTGCGGCGTGCACTGTACCTTCGCAGCACATCGGTGCTGAACACGCCGAAGAGGGGTGCCGACACGAACACAGCCACATTCTGGACTCGAAAACCCACGGGGGAGGCTACGCCGGCCCCGTGAGTCGGAGGATATTCTGCAGCCACTGTCGCCTGCAGCGCTGGCTCGACGTGGAAGCCGCGCTGGCAATGGCTCAGGCGGATGTCGGTATTATCCCGCGCGAGGCCGCGCTCGATATTGAGAAGGCGGCGCAGCTTTCAGCGGTCGATCTACACCAGATTGCCGAGGGTGTGGCCAGCACCGGGCATTCACTGATGCCGCTGCTCGGTGCATTGCAGAAGAACTGCAGCCCGAGCGCCCGCGAGTACGTGCACTTCGGCGCTACCACCCAGGACATCCAGGACACCGCCCAGTCATTGGAAATGCGCGACGTGCTGGATGCGATGGAGCACGCACTGGATGCGCTGCTGGCCAAACTGGCGGTGCTGGCGGATGGGCAACGCAATAGCCTCATGGTTGCCAGAACCCATTCGATTCCAGCCTTGCCCACCACCTTCGCGCTGAAGGTCGCCGGCTGGATCGACGAGCTCTTGCGCCACCGCGATCGCCTTGGCGAAGCCCGCAAGCGGATTCTGGTGGTCCAGCTGTTCGGTGGCGTCGGCACGATGGCAGCTTTTGGCAGTGAGGCCATGGCCATGCTGGAGAAATTTGCCCAGCGGCTGTCGCTGGAGGTGCCGCTGGCGGGTTGGCACGTATCGCGCGACCGGGTCACCGAGTTCGTCAGTACACTGGCCATGGTCACCGCTTCGCTAGCCCGCGTGGCAGACGAGATCCGCACCTTGAATCGCTGGGAAATCGGCGAGGTCGAGGTGGGCTGGACGCAGCAACAGATTGGCAGCAGCACGATGCCGCACAAGCGCAATCCTGAGGGCTGCGAACAGGTGGTAGTGCTTGCCCGCCTGGCCAAGGCCCAGGTCATGCTCGCCCTCGATGCCATGATTCTGGAGCATGAACGCGACTATCGCGGTACGCGCCTTGAGTGGTGTGCGGTAGCTGACGTCTCTCACTACGCATTGATGGCCTTTTCGTTGCTGACAGACACCATCAGCGGCCTCACGGTCAACGACAAGACTATGGCGCGTACGGCAGACGCGTTCAGCGATGCCATCTGCACCGAGGCGTTTGTGTTCGAAATGGCGAAAAAGCTGGGCAAGAGCAGCGCCTACGCAATCATTTTCGAGATTACGCAAACCTGCCAGCGCAACCGCGTTTCGATGCGTGAGGCGATCGAGTCCGACCCGCGGGTAAACACCGTCATGCCTGCGCAGACGCTGGCCAGGCTGTTTGAACCCAGAAGTCATCTGGGCATGGCGCAAGAGATCGTCGACAACGTGCTGGGCAAGGTTGCCAGCCATCACTGA
- a CDS encoding class I SAM-dependent methyltransferase, with protein sequence MSKAIELDKAKVEQFSARIMEDYGNTLRGAMLYIGDQLGLFKALAHGEAVTLEELADQTGFNARYLREWLGSMATGNYVTYDAQTKRYRMPPEFAPVLADEDSPYFAGGIIQLSVPFVSMAPRVIEAFRNGGGCPEEAFPIETWEGMERMTMPWYKHYLVQHWIPSLDGVKAKLETGGSVLDFGCGSGLAAITMAKAFPEARIVGCDFHPPSIERARANAEAAGVADRVQFEVSDSDALVGKKFDFVTTFVVIHDATDPQQMMKDLRESTADDGTYLMVELNLSEDLHENMNLFGRVMYPQSTLYCMTCSLSHGGAGIGAFMGEKRARQMAEAAGFSRFRKVPSERPAMPALFELKP encoded by the coding sequence ATGTCAAAAGCTATTGAGTTGGATAAGGCGAAGGTCGAGCAATTTTCCGCGCGGATCATGGAAGACTACGGCAACACCCTGCGCGGCGCGATGCTGTACATCGGCGACCAGTTGGGCCTGTTCAAAGCGCTCGCGCACGGTGAGGCGGTGACCCTGGAGGAGTTGGCGGACCAGACCGGTTTCAATGCGCGATACCTGCGCGAGTGGTTAGGCAGCATGGCGACCGGCAATTACGTGACCTACGATGCGCAAACCAAGCGCTATCGGATGCCGCCCGAATTTGCCCCGGTGCTTGCCGACGAAGATTCACCTTACTTTGCCGGTGGGATCATCCAGCTAAGCGTTCCGTTCGTGAGCATGGCGCCCCGTGTCATCGAGGCGTTCCGTAACGGTGGCGGCTGCCCGGAAGAAGCCTTCCCCATCGAGACCTGGGAGGGCATGGAGCGCATGACCATGCCTTGGTACAAACACTACCTGGTCCAGCACTGGATCCCGTCACTGGACGGCGTCAAAGCAAAACTTGAGACTGGTGGCAGCGTCCTTGATTTTGGCTGCGGCAGCGGCCTGGCGGCAATCACCATGGCCAAGGCATTTCCCGAGGCGCGTATCGTCGGCTGTGATTTCCATCCGCCGTCCATCGAACGTGCACGGGCGAACGCCGAGGCGGCCGGGGTCGCAGACCGGGTGCAGTTCGAGGTCAGTGACTCCGATGCACTGGTGGGTAAGAAGTTCGACTTTGTGACCACCTTCGTGGTCATCCACGACGCCACCGACCCGCAACAGATGATGAAGGACTTGCGTGAGTCGACCGCTGACGACGGCACCTACCTTATGGTGGAACTCAACCTCTCGGAAGATCTCCACGAAAACATGAATCTGTTCGGTCGCGTGATGTACCCGCAGAGCACGCTCTACTGCATGACCTGTTCATTGTCGCACGGCGGTGCCGGTATTGGCGCGTTCATGGGTGAGAAACGCGCCCGGCAGATGGCCGAAGCCGCAGGCTTCAGCCGCTTCCGTAAGGTGCCTTCCGAGCGGCCGGCGATGCCCGCGTTGTTCGAACTCAAGCCCTGA
- a CDS encoding NUDIX hydrolase, whose amino-acid sequence MSAPRIRALALCVFHHQGKILVNAFYDDEKQQTLFRPVGGGIEFGERSVEAIAREVQEELGERITAVHLLGTLESIFTYAGKPGHEIVQVYDARFIDTSLYEQPWLDGHETDGAAFRAQWRDSSSFTATSPLVPEGLHDLLKAASLLE is encoded by the coding sequence GTGTCAGCGCCTCGCATTCGCGCCCTCGCCCTGTGCGTTTTTCATCATCAAGGAAAGATTCTGGTCAACGCGTTCTACGACGACGAAAAACAGCAGACGCTCTTTCGCCCTGTCGGCGGCGGCATTGAATTTGGTGAGCGAAGCGTTGAAGCCATTGCCAGGGAAGTGCAGGAAGAACTGGGCGAACGCATCACGGCTGTTCACTTGCTCGGCACGCTGGAGAGTATTTTCACCTACGCCGGTAAGCCGGGGCATGAGATCGTCCAGGTTTACGACGCAAGGTTCATCGACACCAGCCTATACGAACAACCGTGGCTCGACGGTCACGAAACTGATGGTGCCGCGTTCAGGGCCCAGTGGCGCGATAGCTCAAGCTTTACCGCGACATCACCACTGGTACCTGAGGGGTTGCACGATCTACTCAAGGCTGCGTCGTTACTTGAATGA
- a CDS encoding UPF0149 family protein, translating to MHIHPLSPSEFEFIEDTLLKYGNDHSVLNPSELEGYFTALVSSPAQIDIAEWFPAIFGGQTPQWQTPEECRTFIDLCVRLLNTLAAQLATEPQAFKARFEQTEHAGQPLALAQEWCFGYLRGAAVGNWPALPEPQALQLQKISDCAEQDNFDLPVDLDVVLHRQQVAAIEPAARALHGYWVAQR from the coding sequence ATGCACATTCACCCCCTCAGCCCCAGCGAGTTCGAGTTCATCGAAGACACGTTGCTTAAGTACGGTAACGACCACTCCGTGCTCAACCCCTCCGAGCTTGAAGGCTACTTCACTGCCCTGGTGTCGAGCCCGGCGCAGATCGACATTGCCGAGTGGTTCCCGGCGATCTTTGGTGGGCAGACCCCGCAATGGCAGACGCCTGAAGAATGCCGCACATTCATCGACCTTTGCGTGCGTCTCCTCAACACCCTGGCAGCCCAACTGGCCACTGAACCGCAAGCCTTCAAAGCCCGCTTCGAACAGACCGAGCACGCCGGCCAGCCGCTGGCCTTGGCGCAAGAGTGGTGTTTTGGCTACCTGCGTGGCGCCGCCGTCGGCAACTGGCCGGCTCTGCCGGAGCCACAAGCACTTCAATTGCAGAAGATCAGCGACTGCGCCGAGCAAGATAACTTCGACCTGCCGGTAGATCTGGATGTGGTGCTGCATCGTCAGCAAGTAGCCGCGATCGAGCCCGCAGCACGGGCACTGCACGGGTATTGGGTAGCGCAGCGCTAG
- a CDS encoding MbtH family protein, which produces MTSVFDRDDIVFQVVVNHEEQYSIWPDYKAVPAGWRTVGKSGLKKECLAYIDEVWTDMRPLSLRQKMAETAAAQ; this is translated from the coding sequence ATGACATCCGTATTCGACCGCGACGACATCGTGTTCCAGGTAGTGGTCAACCATGAAGAACAGTACTCCATCTGGCCGGACTACAAAGCGGTTCCAGCCGGCTGGCGAACCGTGGGCAAAAGCGGCCTGAAAAAGGAATGCCTAGCCTACATCGACGAAGTCTGGACCGACATGCGTCCTTTGAGTCTGCGCCAGAAGATGGCCGAAACCGCAGCGGCGCAGTAA
- a CDS encoding thioesterase II family protein: protein MSSLNLLCLPYSGASAMVYSRWRRKLPAWLNLRPVELPGRGARMGEPVQTDMQALARQLASEQRLAASQPYALLGHSLGALLAFELAHELQALGCPSPVALVACGTAAPTRREDYDGDNWRVPKSDAELIDELRRLQGTPEEVLANQELMSLTLPVLRGDFLLCGRYAYRQRPPLQCPLHVLGGEDDRASEAQLLAWRRETLGDFSLETFPGGHFFIHEQEERVLGVLSAVLEPHRLSA from the coding sequence GTGTCGTCACTGAACCTGTTGTGCCTGCCTTATTCTGGGGCCAGTGCCATGGTTTACAGCCGCTGGCGGCGCAAGCTGCCGGCCTGGCTGAACCTGCGTCCGGTGGAATTGCCCGGGCGTGGGGCGCGCATGGGCGAGCCGGTACAAACCGACATGCAGGCCCTGGCCCGGCAACTGGCCAGCGAACAGCGTTTGGCTGCCAGCCAGCCTTATGCCTTGCTTGGCCATAGCTTGGGGGCCTTGTTGGCGTTCGAGCTGGCCCACGAGCTGCAGGCGCTGGGTTGTCCGTCGCCGGTGGCGCTGGTTGCCTGCGGCACGGCAGCACCGACCCGGCGCGAGGATTATGACGGCGACAACTGGCGCGTGCCCAAAAGCGATGCCGAACTGATCGATGAGTTGCGCAGGCTGCAGGGTACGCCGGAAGAGGTGCTGGCCAACCAGGAGTTGATGAGCCTGACCTTGCCGGTGCTGCGTGGTGACTTTCTGTTGTGCGGCCGCTATGCCTACCGTCAGCGTCCGCCACTGCAGTGTCCGCTGCATGTGCTGGGCGGCGAAGATGATCGTGCCAGTGAAGCGCAGTTGTTGGCCTGGCGTCGGGAGACCTTGGGTGATTTCTCCCTGGAGACTTTTCCTGGTGGTCACTTCTTTATCCATGAGCAGGAAGAGCGGGTGCTGGGTGTGCTTAGCGCCGTCCTGGAACCTCATCGGTTGTCGGCCTGA